Proteins encoded within one genomic window of Agelaius phoeniceus isolate bAgePho1 chromosome 9, bAgePho1.hap1, whole genome shotgun sequence:
- the CDK1 gene encoding cyclin-dependent kinase 1, translating into MDDYTKIEKIGEGTYGVVYKGRHKTTGQVVAMKKIRLESEEEGVPSTAIREISLLKELNHPNIVCLQDVLMQDSRLYLVFEFLSMDLKKYLDSIPSGQYLERSRVKSYLYQILQGIVFCHSRRVLHRDLKPQNLLIDDKGVIKLADFGLARAFGIPVRVYTHEVVTLWYRSPEVLLGSARYSTPVDIWSIGTIFAELATKKPLFHGDSEIDQIFRIFRALGTPNNEVWPDVESLQDYKNTFPKWKPVSLETHVKNLDKDGLDLLAKMLIYDPAKRISGKMALNHPYFDDLDKSTLPANLIKK; encoded by the exons ATGGACGATTACACGAAAATAGAGAAGATTGGGGAAG GTACCTATGGTGTTGTGTATAAAGGTCGTCACAAAACCACAGGCCAGGTGGTTGCAATGAAGAAAATACGCCTAGAAAGTGAGGAGGAAGGTGTTCCAAGTACTGCTATCCGAGAAATTTCTTTATTAAAAGAGCTGAATCATCCCAATATAGTCTG TCTTCAGGATGTTCTCATGCAGGATTCAAGACTGTACCTTGTCTTTGAATTCCTTTCCATGGATCTCAAGAAATATTTGGATAGTATTCCATCTGGCCAGTATCTGGAGCGTTCACGTGTCAAG AGTTATCTGTACCAAATTTTGCAAGGCATTGTCTTCTGCCACTCAAGAAGAGTTCTGCACAGAGACTTGAAACCTCAGAATCTCCTGATAGATGACAAGGGAGTGATTAAACTGGCAGACTTTGGATTGGCCCGGGCCTTTGGAATCCCAGTGCGGGTCTACACACATGAA GTAGTGACACTGTGGTACAGGTCTCCAGAAGTGCTGCTGGGGTCTGCTCGTTACTCTACTCCTGTAGATATCTGGAGCATAGGAACCATATTTGCTGAGCTGGCAACTAAAAAGCCACTTTTCCATGGGGATTCAGAGATTGACCAGATCTTCAGAATCTTCAG AGCTTTAGGGACCCCCAACAATGAGGTATGGCCTGACGTGGAATCCCTGCAAGACTATAAAAACACATTCCCAAAATGGAAACCTGTCAGCCTTGAAACACATGTCAAAAACTTGGATAAAGATGGACTTGATCTGCTGGCT aaaatgTTAATTTATGATCCTGCAAAAAGGATTTCTGGCAAAATGGCCTTGAACCATCCATATTTTGATGATTTGGACAAATCCACTCTTCCTGCTAATCTGATTAAGAAATAG